A single genomic interval of Mycolicibacterium sp. MU0053 harbors:
- a CDS encoding FAD-dependent oxidoreductase: MRRREKVAILGGGMAGLSAAWRLSEPGWQDRFDSITVYQRGWRLGGKAASSRGPHGRIEEHGLHVWLGSYENAFALLRECYLEIDRAATDPAAPVRTWDQALIPADALGMADRWDGQWSIWPGKFTRNAQLPGEPGASGRELTVIDLARRALELVLDFADSLDAAAPELVLSVSPLPVRWVDLVRRGALAASKALAEATAPADIGRLLDTPLAGLRDVLDYERRPEHRRTWLLSSLLLATARGLVADNLVTDPRGFRAINDQEYGQWLVRHGAHPDVLDFALIRGMYDMVFGYVDGDFDRPSLAAGTAVLLTGIALFQYKGAFFWKMTAGMGDVVIAPMYQALRRRGVRFEFFHRVDALHLDDRRLAIESISMGRQARLAAGLEDYDPLIRIGGLPVFPDAPRSDQLEPRAGLTGLECHFGDDRRDVERRVLRCGRDFDRVVLAASLGMVELVCAELIADRPEWREMSAHLRTVATQSFQLWIRSTEDELGWARPGVTTSGYVAPFDTWASMPQTLWAEQWPAEDRPRTAAYFCGVLAAPWPADAGPAEYLRRCRRRVTSTAVEYLDRHVGLYLPGAVTEGGFAWQLLCGAGDATGAAALATQHISVNVDPSDRYVQSVPGSDEYRLRGDESGYDNLVLAGDWTDSGLNAGCIEAAVMSGLQAANALLGRPRFHRVRGFYLP; this comes from the coding sequence GAGCGCCGCGTGGCGGCTCAGCGAGCCGGGCTGGCAGGACCGCTTCGACTCCATCACCGTCTATCAGCGCGGCTGGCGCCTCGGCGGGAAGGCGGCATCGAGCCGGGGACCCCATGGCCGCATCGAGGAGCACGGCCTGCATGTCTGGCTGGGCTCCTACGAGAACGCCTTTGCGCTGCTGCGCGAGTGTTACCTCGAAATCGACCGGGCTGCAACCGATCCGGCCGCGCCGGTGCGCACCTGGGACCAGGCGTTGATCCCCGCGGACGCGCTGGGGATGGCCGACCGCTGGGACGGCCAATGGTCGATCTGGCCCGGCAAATTCACCCGCAATGCGCAACTGCCCGGCGAGCCGGGCGCCTCCGGACGCGAACTCACGGTGATCGACCTCGCGCGCCGCGCCCTGGAGTTGGTCCTCGACTTCGCCGACTCCCTCGACGCCGCGGCCCCCGAACTGGTGTTGTCGGTCTCGCCGCTGCCGGTGCGGTGGGTGGACTTGGTGCGTCGGGGCGCGCTGGCCGCCTCGAAGGCGTTGGCCGAGGCCACCGCACCGGCCGACATCGGGCGGCTACTCGACACGCCGCTGGCGGGGTTGCGCGACGTGTTGGACTACGAACGCCGGCCCGAACACCGCCGGACCTGGCTGCTGTCGTCGCTGCTGCTGGCCACCGCGCGCGGACTCGTCGCTGACAATCTGGTCACCGATCCGCGCGGTTTCCGGGCCATCAACGATCAGGAGTACGGCCAGTGGCTGGTGCGGCATGGCGCGCACCCCGACGTGTTGGACTTCGCGCTGATCCGCGGCATGTACGACATGGTGTTCGGCTACGTCGACGGCGACTTCGACCGGCCCAGCCTGGCCGCCGGCACCGCGGTGCTGCTGACCGGGATCGCGCTGTTTCAGTACAAGGGCGCCTTCTTCTGGAAGATGACGGCCGGGATGGGCGACGTGGTGATCGCACCGATGTATCAGGCGCTGCGCCGACGGGGGGTGCGGTTCGAATTCTTTCACCGGGTCGACGCGCTGCACCTCGACGACCGCCGGCTGGCGATCGAGTCGATCTCGATGGGTCGGCAGGCCCGGCTGGCCGCGGGCCTCGAGGATTACGATCCGCTGATCCGGATCGGTGGTCTGCCGGTGTTTCCGGACGCGCCGCGCTCCGATCAACTCGAGCCCCGGGCCGGGCTGACGGGTCTGGAATGCCACTTCGGCGACGACCGCCGCGATGTGGAGCGCCGGGTCCTGCGGTGCGGCCGCGACTTCGACCGGGTGGTCCTGGCGGCCTCGCTCGGCATGGTCGAGTTGGTGTGCGCCGAACTGATCGCCGACCGCCCCGAGTGGCGCGAGATGTCCGCGCACCTGCGCACCGTCGCGACCCAGTCGTTCCAGTTGTGGATCCGCTCGACCGAGGACGAATTGGGTTGGGCCCGCCCCGGAGTCACCACCAGCGGTTACGTCGCGCCGTTCGACACCTGGGCATCGATGCCGCAGACGCTGTGGGCCGAACAGTGGCCCGCCGAGGACCGGCCCCGCACCGCCGCATACTTCTGCGGGGTACTGGCGGCGCCGTGGCCGGCCGATGCGGGGCCCGCGGAGTACCTGCGGCGCTGCCGTCGGCGCGTCACCAGCACGGCGGTCGAGTACCTCGATCGGCACGTCGGCCTCTACCTGCCGGGCGCGGTCACCGAGGGCGGCTTCGCGTGGCAGTTGCTGTGCGGCGCCGGGGACGCCACCGGGGCGGCGGCGCTGGCCACCCAGCACATCAGCGTCAACGTCGACCCGTCGGACCGGTATGTGCAGTCGGTGCCCGGCTCCGACGAGTACCGGCTGCGCGGCGACGAAAGCGGTTACGACAACCTGGTTCTGGCCGGCGACTGGACGGACAGCGGGCTCAACGCCGGATGCATCGAGGCGGCCGTGATGTCGGGCCTGCAGGCCGCCAACGCACTGCTCGGGCGGCCGCGCTTTCATCGCGTCCGCGGTTTCTACCTGCCGTGA
- a CDS encoding saccharopine dehydrogenase family protein, which translates to MGAGRRDLDIVLYGATGFMGRLVADYLAKSPAGLQIGLAGRSSARLAAVRRSLGAAAERWPVIVAEVTDRPALQEMAARARVVISTVGPYGRCGLPIVEACATAGTDYTDLAGEIPFVRASIERYHRLAADNGARIVHSCGFDSIPSDLNVFALHRRTFADAAGELGDTTFVLRTYSGGCSAGSLQTMLDLMRTGAENPALRAVLDDPYSLSPDRGAEPELGPQPDVEVRAGSEIAPELTGLWTGGYLMALYNTRCVRRSNALLNWGYGRRLRYTETLSMGSTVAAPMFATLSGLTITGAARLGGTYLRLLPPGLLETMLPAGAGFDQGDRGYYKVETYTTTTRGQRYVATMSQQGDPGYSATATLIGVSALTLARGRDRLATQHGVLTPAAAMGDALLELLPTAGVALHTARLG; encoded by the coding sequence ATGGGGGCGGGGCGGCGTGACCTGGATATCGTGCTGTACGGCGCCACCGGATTCATGGGCCGTCTCGTCGCCGACTACCTGGCTAAGTCGCCCGCCGGACTGCAGATCGGGCTGGCGGGCCGCTCGAGCGCCCGACTGGCGGCGGTCCGACGGTCGCTGGGTGCGGCCGCCGAGCGATGGCCGGTCATCGTCGCCGAGGTCACCGATCGGCCGGCGCTGCAGGAGATGGCCGCCCGGGCCCGCGTCGTCATCAGCACGGTCGGGCCGTACGGCCGGTGCGGGCTGCCGATCGTCGAGGCCTGCGCCACCGCCGGAACCGACTACACCGACCTCGCGGGGGAGATCCCCTTCGTGCGCGCCTCGATCGAGCGCTACCACCGCCTCGCGGCGGACAACGGCGCCCGCATCGTGCACTCCTGCGGATTCGACTCGATTCCCTCCGACCTCAACGTGTTTGCGCTGCACCGTCGTACCTTCGCCGACGCGGCCGGGGAATTGGGGGACACCACGTTCGTGTTGCGCACCTACTCCGGCGGGTGCTCGGCGGGATCGCTGCAGACCATGCTCGACCTGATGCGGACCGGTGCCGAAAACCCGGCCCTCCGTGCGGTCCTGGACGATCCGTACAGCCTCAGCCCGGATCGTGGCGCCGAACCCGAGCTGGGGCCGCAGCCGGATGTCGAGGTGCGCGCCGGATCCGAGATCGCCCCGGAGTTGACCGGCCTGTGGACCGGCGGCTACCTGATGGCGCTGTACAACACCCGGTGCGTGCGCCGCAGCAATGCGTTGCTCAACTGGGGCTACGGCCGCCGCCTGCGCTACACCGAGACGCTGAGCATGGGATCTACGGTTGCCGCGCCGATGTTCGCCACCCTCAGCGGGCTCACCATCACCGGTGCCGCGCGGCTGGGCGGGACGTACTTGCGGCTGCTGCCGCCGGGACTCCTCGAGACGATGCTGCCCGCCGGCGCCGGATTCGATCAGGGCGACCGCGGCTATTACAAGGTCGAGACCTACACCACCACCACGCGGGGGCAGCGCTACGTCGCGACCATGTCACAGCAGGGTGATCCCGGATACTCGGCAACGGCGACCCTGATCGGGGTCAGCGCGCTGACGCTGGCGCGCGGCCGGGACCGGCTCGCCACGCAGCACGGCGTGCTCACCCCGGCGGCGGCGATGGGTGACGCGCTGCTGGAACTGCTCCCGACGGCCGGGGTGGCGCTGCATACCGCCCGGCTCGGTTGA
- a CDS encoding CGNR zinc finger domain-containing protein, which translates to MNFSHDTELTLRTVCALVNSDRVDGEQLGDQRALDEYLDGWGWTGRRDRDADELADVQRLRARLGRIWTLVDDEEKTVAAVNALLSDTKAAPWLTRHPEMPEWHLHLASVHDPLARRMGAEMAMALADLIRAGELRRLKLCAAPDCNAVLVDLSRNRSRRFCDTGNCGNRQHVAAYRERRGQPGAGPAKTPRGK; encoded by the coding sequence ATGAATTTCAGTCATGACACTGAGCTCACGCTGCGCACCGTGTGTGCGCTGGTCAACAGCGACCGCGTGGACGGCGAACAACTCGGCGACCAGCGCGCGCTCGACGAATACCTCGACGGCTGGGGCTGGACCGGCCGACGTGACCGCGATGCCGACGAACTGGCCGACGTGCAGCGGTTACGGGCGCGGTTGGGGCGCATCTGGACACTCGTCGACGATGAGGAGAAGACCGTCGCGGCGGTCAACGCGTTGCTGTCCGACACCAAGGCGGCACCCTGGCTGACCCGGCATCCGGAGATGCCGGAGTGGCATCTGCATCTGGCCTCGGTCCATGATCCGTTGGCCCGGCGGATGGGCGCCGAGATGGCGATGGCGCTGGCCGACCTGATCCGCGCGGGCGAGTTGCGCCGGCTCAAGCTCTGCGCCGCACCCGACTGCAACGCGGTCCTGGTGGACCTGTCGCGCAACCGGTCCCGGCGATTCTGCGACACCGGCAACTGCGGCAACCGTCAGCATGTGGCGGCATACCGGGAGCGTCGCGGCCAACCGGGCGCCGGCCCGGCAAAAACACCCCGGGGGAAGTGA
- a CDS encoding EamA family transporter translates to MTSFDNRFRLGLLFALGSAISFGLSGPFAKALMTSGWSPTAAVTARLAGGALVMAIYASLVRPGWWGEALRHYRIVLPYGLFPIAGAQLCYYNAVEHLSVGVALLLEYTAPVLVVGWLWAVTRSRPEHRTLLGVALAVVGIMLVLNVFSGAHINTVGVIWGLAAAVCAACYFLMSARVADHSGGPGLSPVALAAGGLIIGAAAVAALGLTGVMPMVFGTDDVIVAGFTTSPVVPVLVLGVLSTAVAYTLGIKAVSLLQPSFAALVGLSEVLAAVLWAALLVGEALTVPQAIGGAVVLAGLALARPGDRGRTRQPRTPVAPVGGLATDHSGDPAEIESR, encoded by the coding sequence ATGACGTCGTTCGACAACCGCTTCCGGCTCGGCCTGCTGTTCGCCCTCGGTTCGGCGATCAGCTTCGGCCTGTCCGGGCCGTTCGCGAAGGCGCTGATGACCTCGGGCTGGAGTCCCACCGCGGCGGTCACCGCCCGGTTGGCCGGCGGCGCGCTGGTCATGGCGATCTACGCCAGCCTGGTCCGACCCGGCTGGTGGGGCGAGGCACTGCGCCACTACCGGATTGTCCTGCCCTACGGGCTCTTCCCGATCGCCGGCGCGCAGCTGTGCTATTACAACGCCGTCGAGCACCTGTCCGTCGGGGTCGCGCTGCTGTTGGAATACACCGCGCCGGTCCTGGTGGTCGGGTGGCTCTGGGCCGTCACCCGCAGCCGCCCCGAGCACCGGACCCTGCTCGGGGTGGCCCTGGCGGTGGTGGGAATCATGTTGGTGCTCAATGTGTTCAGTGGCGCCCATATCAACACCGTCGGAGTCATCTGGGGTTTGGCGGCCGCGGTGTGCGCCGCCTGCTACTTCCTGATGAGCGCGCGGGTTGCCGACCACTCCGGCGGTCCCGGACTGAGCCCGGTGGCGCTGGCCGCCGGCGGCCTGATCATCGGCGCGGCCGCGGTCGCCGCGCTCGGCCTGACCGGGGTCATGCCGATGGTCTTCGGCACCGACGACGTGATCGTCGCGGGGTTCACCACGTCGCCCGTGGTGCCGGTGCTCGTGCTCGGTGTGCTGAGCACCGCGGTGGCCTACACCCTCGGCATCAAGGCCGTGTCCCTGTTGCAGCCGAGCTTTGCCGCACTGGTCGGACTCTCCGAGGTGCTGGCCGCGGTGCTGTGGGCCGCCCTGCTCGTGGGCGAGGCGTTGACCGTCCCGCAAGCCATCGGCGGGGCCGTGGTGTTGGCCGGTCTGGCCCTGGCCCGCCCCGGGGATCGCGGCCGAACGCGGCAACCCCGGACGCCCGTGGCCCCCGTCGGCGGCCTCGCGACCGACCACAGCGGTGATCCGGCGGAAATCGAGAGTCGCTAA
- a CDS encoding cutinase family protein — translation MTVISPRRIVSLAGAVLAAAALLVAPAAVPAPQTPTAAAADCPDIQVVFARGTTEAVGIGRVGQAFVDALRGQVGGRSVDTYAVSYPASYDFLAAAGGANDASRHIQWMMGACPQTRLVLGGYSQGAAVIDVIAAVPVPGIGFNAPLPPNAPEHVAAIAVFGNPTAKLGLPLTSSPVWGPKAIDLCNGGDPICSDGRSVAAHSDYVASGQAAQAAAFVASRL, via the coding sequence GTGACCGTGATCAGCCCTCGCCGAATTGTCTCGCTCGCCGGTGCCGTGCTTGCCGCGGCCGCCCTGCTGGTCGCCCCCGCGGCGGTCCCGGCGCCGCAGACCCCCACCGCCGCCGCCGCGGACTGCCCCGACATCCAGGTGGTGTTCGCGCGTGGCACCACCGAGGCGGTCGGCATCGGCCGGGTCGGACAGGCCTTCGTCGATGCGCTGCGCGGCCAGGTCGGCGGTCGCAGCGTCGACACCTACGCGGTGAGCTATCCGGCCAGCTACGACTTCCTGGCCGCGGCGGGCGGCGCGAACGACGCCAGCCGCCACATCCAGTGGATGATGGGCGCCTGCCCGCAAACCCGTCTGGTCCTCGGCGGCTACTCGCAGGGCGCGGCCGTGATCGACGTCATCGCCGCGGTCCCCGTCCCCGGCATCGGTTTCAACGCCCCGCTGCCGCCGAATGCCCCCGAGCACGTGGCCGCCATCGCGGTGTTCGGTAACCCCACGGCCAAGCTCGGCCTCCCGCTGACCTCGAGCCCGGTCTGGGGTCCCAAGGCCATCGACCTGTGCAACGGCGGCGATCCGATCTGCTCGGATGGCCGCAGCGTGGCCGCACACAGCGACTATGTCGCATCCGGACAGGCCGCCCAGGCCGCGGCCTTCGTCGCCAGTCGACTCTGA